The sequence below is a genomic window from Micropterus dolomieu isolate WLL.071019.BEF.003 ecotype Adirondacks unplaced genomic scaffold, ASM2129224v1 scaffold_334, whole genome shotgun sequence.
CCGTTTTTGAACCAAATTAAAGGGAAACCTaaggaaaaggacatttaaaagaTACCACTCTGTcatgcctgatgaaggacaagccgccctccgaaacgttgcaacaaggcagagtgaagcaggaccaagtcggCCTGAATTAAAGATAAAGGAATCAACAGCTACAGGACCCgtggagtccaattttttgaaccagcgcagaggtaatgcacctttgtggcttttataaggtgaaatgtggagttgggaggtgtttttcactttctggggACTCTGAAGGCACATCACAGGACCGTGCACCAGTCTGGCTAACGCTAAGCTACGTAAGTCGTTAGCCAGtacttttcccctcctcctaaccccctaaccctaaccctaacccctaaccctattTAAATTCTTACGGAAGAGAAGGTACTCCAGGTCCTTCTTGAGGAATTGCCTTAAGACCTTCCAAAataggaaagagagagaggatgggagTTCAATTCCTCTGATAACTACGTTCTCCTCGGTTGGAAAGATCTTAAATAATAAACTCAAATCCNNNNNNNNNNNNNNNNNNNNNNNNNNNNNNNNNNNNNNNNNNNNNNNNNNNNNNNNNNNNNNNNNNNNNNNNNNNNNNNNNNNNNNNNNNNNNNNNNNNNaccaaaaacggcagttaaaactggctggaggggctTTTTAACCATTAGTCAGCTAGAGTGAGACGGGCGGCTAAAGATGTGGTAAACGTTCCTTTAGGAGTCTGCAGGGCTTTCTAGATAACTGGCAGGTTTCTGGAGAAGACCCGATTGGCCTCTTCACTCCTCGCTGGAAGAGTGAGAGACCACTGTAAattcacttttacttttaatagaatATTTGTAGGAaatggtatttctacttttactagTACCAGAATACTTATTCCACCGCTGTGTGGTAACTggtgtattattatatattcataCATTAACATAAGAAATGCAGCTTTCAGCTCAGAGTTCAGACAAACGGACAGAAAGAAACTGAAAGAGGAaaagttgaaatatttcacacatCAGGGCCTTTAAAGGAAGAACATGTCGTCAGTAACTTTTATGATCATTATTATCAGAAACTAGATACGTTTAGCTTTAATCTTGCAATCAGTCTGCTTGTTGAACAGTAAAGATCGGATCTTTGGACCTGAGCTGCAGTTCAACTCCAGTTTTTACAGTTTCTTCAGTGAAAATCGGCTGTCGGCTCACTTTTCTTTATGTCTGCTCTGAAGATCAAAGCTGTTTGTTAATCATCTCTGAAGTGTCACTTAGAGCATGATTATCAGTACTTCAAAGCTTTATTTTCCTAAAACGATGATTCAACATAGCGACAGCTAAATAAGAGAAACTTATTTTAATCCAGTGGAGTTAGAAATATGAAGGCATGCCAAAGGGGACTTAAAAACCAGGAGTGAATCCATGAACACTATTACATGCAGCCTAGCTTGTTCAGCATCGACCACACTACAGTTTCCTTACACTTGATTCTTAAATAtctttattcagctgtaacctgacggaGACTAAATGCTGGGGGCAgcaactgaagatgaaaatcaAACGGACGTCATTTACTCATAAACCTGTGTTTTAAAGTCACAGACACAGTTATAATGATTTTGATGATATACAGTTAGAAAGGCGTCTTGGTTCAAACAGACATCTATTCCATATTAAAGAATCTTACTATAGTTATATTTCACTGTGTGGAAATAGGGTTTGGGTTAGACTACTGCAGCCGATTTTCTAAATCTCACATTTAAACTATGTCCAGATCTGCAAACAACATacctcatacctaaacaacaaaatgagtCAGTTTTCAAGTGTCCGGAATCGACATATGTGGACAATGGAAATCAAATGACACATATGAGCGTTTTCCGAATCTGTCCAGCGGCTTACCGGATGTAATGTAAGTCATGTGACGtgagtttggttaggtttaggaagaTCATCGTTTGGAtcaaaagtaagtaaagttacAGAAGTCATGTGATGGAAGTCAGAATCTAACTTAgcttaaaactcaaaataactgtacttggtttcacacgggactcGAATGCcgttctcctgtgtgaaagtccgGGTTTGACCCGTCCACCACCCCATCCTCCCTCTTTACACGGACTATGGTTACTATTTATAATACGTCCCTGAGTTCCTCCGTTGCTACCGTCGTGCGGCCACTAGAGGTCCCTAAAAACGCTTTAATCATGGGTCGCAATAAGCTGTACAATAATCAACCTGTCCGGACGTTagctggtgaggacaggctgcTGCAGATGAATTCGTTCCAGTTGTGTTTTGGTATCGACACACATGTACCTGTCACACGTGTTACAGTATACagtttcctctcctcccccccAGCTGCTGCTCCTTTGAGGACTACAAACTGACCACCGAGTGGCTGCTGAACCACACGAGTCACCGTCCGAAGGTTGCAGTGATCTGTGGTTCGGGACTCGGTCTGCTGGCCGACGGAGCAGCCAACAAACAGACCTTCAGGTATCAGGACATCCCCAACTTCCCCGTCAGCACAGGTGAGTCTGCCCCGCCCACAATTTCTGAAatgatctttctctctctgatgtAACGTCTGTCTCTCAGTCGCGGGTCATGAAGGCTGTCTGGTGTTTGGGACAATCGAGGACACTGCCTGTGTCTTCATGCAGGGTCACTTCCACCTGTACGAAGGTTACTCCCTCTGTCAGGTGAGTCCAACCCAAAAACACTAACAAGGACCACAAGTGTTCATGTCCATTTTAGCCAGTATGCTGTGGGAGCTGACTTCGACCATCTAAAGGTTGGGcgtgctgctccgtgagctctgtgaactggaaacagcttcaTGTAGCACAGCTGCTTTCCACGAATACGTGAAGCCAAAGTATCCCTCAGCGCTGACGGCAGCACCGCAGATCCTGTTTCCTTTCTGTCTCCATGAGCGTGGCACGTTATCATCAAGTGTTTCTTTatcgccttcatgttaaaagtcccgctgctgtcatggtaacgtaacgttacaccgcgTGTCATCTAACGTTCGGCCGGTTCATATTTCCagtttatttaacggccacgtcTGAGCGAGAAAACGGCTGAACCTAACAGTACAGACGGTCTGTGACTGTCtgtgaaatgtttcagtgttttctttgtccCACACTGAGGCAGAAATACATCTGATTATCAGACATCATTACacaatactgaaataaatccatgtcaaaaacatttaaagtttgcaGTAAAgaagcctaattaatgtctgttattaggggtccaagcccgagtgggctgggaaccGCGACTTCAAGGCATCGCGggttcccagtaccagcggcgcggctgggaaccctattgtaatcgtaattgtaattgtaataaaatccgcacacttctacctctagggggcgctataagcaaggtcaatgcgtttgggcttggaactcccgccTACGAAGTTgtatatcaaaaaccttatatccacacgtacgggggatcgagctgaatctcctggcataggccacgcccatttccgcctGGACTTTTTTTCCGCTACattgcaaaaactgaaaaacattgaaaattgaaaaacctattttaatttaaCTCCTCtgaagccgcaagtccgatcaccacgaaacttggcacagacgatctctggaccaagccgctaaaagtttgtagagggaattttgatccgcTAAAAAACATCCTcattataagctaacaaattTTTGCCCAAATGCAAAAACTGGATTTTATGTGATATCTTAGGTTTGCAATGGCCGATATACACCAAACTCGGGGACCTTATCTGACACACACAGGTTGGAGTGACGCAGCTCTGAGCCGAGGTCGAGTCCGTCAGGGTCTCGTTGACCAGTGAGGGTCAGATGGAGGTCTGTCTCTCTACTGGTCTGTAGTGGTGAGAAGGGAGCAGCTGTCAATTTACCAGTGGATCTCTTCCAGGTCTCAGGTGTGCTCCTGGTCTCTGGGTAGTAACAGAGGGTTGAGGTTAGGAACAACTGCTCCTTCCTGTTGAGGAGGCAGCTGAGTTGGTTCAGCATCTGGTCAGGGTCTTCCTGGACTCCTCCCTGTGGAAGAGGAGATCCAAGGGCAGACCAGAACCAGCATATCCACCATAACGCTGACTGCTGACTTCTCTCAGGTGACCTTCCCCGTCAGGATCTTTAAGCTGATGGGGGTGGAGTCTATTCTGGTGACGAACGCTTCCGGAGGAATCTGTCCGGACTTCAAAGTCGGTGACATCATGATCATCAAAGACCACATCAACCTGCCGGGATTCGCTGGACAACATCCACTGTTTGGACCCAATGACGAGCGGTGAGACTGTCTGACTCTGTAGGTTTGAGATCGGGTTtccttgtctgtctctcagccCGCCTGTCTGAcggcctgtctgtctctctgtaggTTTGGGATCAGGTTTCCCTGTATGTCCGATGCTTACAGTAAGGATCTGCGGCGGCTGGCGGTCGATGTGGGCTCTGAGCTTGGCTGCAGTGACTTCATCAGAGAGGGAGTTTACTGCATGGTGAGCGGACCGAACTTTGAAACCATCGCTGAGGCCAGAATGCTTCTGATCCTGGGCTGTGACTCTGTGGGTAAGACAACAAGAGAGGCAGACGGGCAGATGGACAGCCTGTCTTCATCGAGAAGGGGTCTTCCTGGTGAGCTCGTTGATAACTGACGAGTCTTACTGAGTCTCATTAGTCTCATTCTCTTAACCAGAGAACTGTGTCTCAGTTTGTGTCCTTCCATACTCACACCTTTGATGACCTGTTACAGCAGCAGGGGCTTCTGGGAGTTGTAGTGGGAAAACCTGATGGTTGTCTGGGTCCTTGAGAACATTTCAGGGTTCCTTGTTATCTGGTTGAGTTTCCTTAAATAACAACAATCAATTACTCAAATCAGTTTGGAAAAATGCAAACTTAATAAGAGAACTTAATAAGGTGAATAAATGTATTCTCATTCAAATTCTCTTTTCAcattgtgtcctcctcctcaggTATGAGTACAGTTCCTGAAGTGACGGTGGCGAAGCACTGTGGACTCAGAGTTCTTGGTCTGTCCCTCATCACCAACATGGTCAGATTTATAGACACCTATTACATCTttgtgacacctgtgtgacatctgttacatctgttacacctgtgtgaaacctgtgtgaaatctgttacatctgttacacctgtatGACACCTGTgttacatctgtgtgacacctgtgtgacacctgtgtgacatctgttacatctgttacacctgtgtgacacctgtgtgacatctgttacacctgtgtgacacctgtgtgacacctgtgttaCATCTctgacacctgtgtgacacccgtgtgacatctgtgacacctgtgtgacacctgtgtgacatctgttacatctgttatACCTGTGTGACATAtgttacatctgttacacctgtttgacacctgtgagacatctgttacacctgtgtgacacctgtgagacatctgttacacctgtgtgacatttgttacacctgtgtagtacctgtgagacatctgttacacctgtgtgacacctgtatgacatctgttacacctgtgtgacacctgttacacctgtgtgacacctgtgtgacacctgtgagacatctgttacacctgtgtgacacctgtgtgaaatctgttacatctgttacacctgtatGACACCTGTgttacatctgtgtgacacctgtgtgacatctgttacatctgttacacctgtgtgacacctgtgagacatctgttacacctgtgtgacacctgtgtgaaatctgttacatctgttacacctgtatGACACCTGTgttacatctgtgtgacacctgtgtgacatctgttacacctgtgtgacacctgttacatCTGTGACACCTGTATGACACCTGTgttacatctgtgtgacacctgtgtgacatctgttacatctgttacacatgtgtgacacctgtgtgacatctgttacacctgtgtgacacctgttacatctgtgacacctgtgtgacacctgtgtgacatctgtgacacctgtgtgacatctgttataCCTGTGTGACATAtgttacatctgttacacctgtttgacacctgtgagacatctgttacacctgtgtgacacctgtgtgacatatgttacacctgtgtgacacctgtgagacatctgttacacctgtgtgacacctgtgagacatctgttacacctgtgtgacatttgttacacctgtgtagtacctgtgagacatctgttacacctgtgtgacatttgttacacctgtgagacatctgttacacctgtgtgacacctgtgagacatctgttacacctgtgtgacacctgtgagacatctgttacacctgtgtgacacctgtgagacatctgttacacctgtgtgacacctgtatgacatctgttacacctgtgtgacacctgtgtgacatatGTTaaacctgtgtgacacctgtgagacCTGTGTGACAcatgtgtgacacctgtgtgaaatctgttacatctgttacacctgtatGACACCTGTgttacatctgtgtgacacctgtgtgacatctgttacatctgttacacctgtgtgacacctgtgtgacatctgttacatctgttacacctgtgtgacacctgtgtgacatctgttacatctgttacacctgtgtgacacctgtgtgacatctgttacacctgtgagacacctgtgtgacacctgtgagacacctgtgagacatctgttacacctgtgtgacacctgtaagacatctgttacacctgtgtgacacgtgtgacatctgttacacctgtgagacactttggtgacatctgttacatctgttacacctgggtgacacctgtgtgacatcggCTACACCTGggtgacacctgtgtgacatatGTTaaacctgtgtgacacctgtgagacatctgttacacctgtgtgacacctgtgtgaaatctgttacatctgttacacctgtatGACACCTGTgttacatctgtgtgacacctgtgtgacatctgttacatctgttacacatgtgtgacacctgtgtgacatctgttacacctgtgtgacacctgttacatctgtgacacctgtgtgacacctgtgtgacatctgtgacacctgtgtgacatctgttacatctgttatACCTGTGTGACATATGTTACACCTGTttgacacctgtgagacatctgttacacctgtgtgacacctgtgtgacatatgttacacctgtgtgacacctgtgagacatctgttacacctgtgtgacacctgtgagacatctgttacacctgtgtgacatttgttacacctgtgtagtacctgtgagacatctgttacacctgtgtgacacctgtgagacatcttttacacctgtgtgacacctgttacacctgtgtgacatttgttacacctgtgtgacacctgttacacctgtgtgacatttgttacatctgttacatctgttacatctgttacacctgtgtgacacctgtgtgacatctgttacacctgtgtgacacctgtgagacacctgtgagacacctgtgagacacctgtgagacatctgttacacctgtgtgacacatgtgacatctgttacacctgtgagacactttggtgacatctgttacatctgttacacctgtgtgacatctgttacatatgttacacctgtgtgacacctgtgagacatctgttacacctgtgtgacacctgtgtgacatatgttacacctgtgtgacacctgtgagacatctgttacacctgtgtgacacctgtgagacatctgttacacctgtgtgacatttgttacacctgtgtagtacctgtgagacatctgttacacctgtgtgacacctgtgagacatcttttacacctgtgtgacacctgttacacctgtgtgacatttgttacacctgtgtgacacctgttacacctgtgtgacatttgttacatctgttacatctgttacatctgttacacctgtgtgacacctgtgtgacatctgttacacctgtgtgacacctgtgagacacctgtgagacacctgtgagacacctgtgagacatctgttacacctgtgtgacacatgtgacatctgttacacctgtgagacactttggtgacatctgttacatctgttacacctgtgtgacatctgttacatatgttacacctgtgtgacacctgtgagacatctgttacacctgtgtgacacctgtgtgacatatgttacacctgtgtgacacctgtgagacatctgttacacctgtgtgacacctgtgagacatctgttacacctgtgtgacacctgtgtgacatatgttacacctgtgtgacacctgtgagtcatctgttacacctgtgagacatctgttacacctgtgtgacatttgttacacctgtgtagtacctgtgagacatctgttacacctgtgtgacatttgttacacctgtgtagtacctgtgagacatctgttacacctgtgtgacacctgtgagacatctgttacacctgtgtgacacctgttacacctgtgtgacatttgatacatctgttacatctgttacacctgtgtgacacctgcgtgacatctgttacacctgtgtgacacctgtgtgacacctgtgagacacctgtgagacatctgttacacctgtgtgacacctgtgagacatctgttacacctgtgtgacacatgtgacatctgttacacctgtgagacactttggtgacatctgttacatctgttacacctgtgtgacatctgttacatctgttacacctgtgtgacacctgtgtgacatatgttacacctgtgtgacacctgtgagacatctgttacacctgtgtgacacctgtgtgacatatgttacacctgtgtgacacctgtgagacatctgttacacctgtgtgacacctgtgagacacctgtgtgacacctgtgtgacacctgtgtgacacctgtgagacacctgtgagacacctgtgtgacatctgttacatctgttacacctttttgacatttgttacacctgtgtagtacctgtgtgacatctgttacatctgttacacctgtgtgacatctgtgtgacatctgttacacctgtgtgacatctgtgtgacatctgtgtgacacctgtgtgacatatgttacatctgttacacctgtgtagtacctgtgtgacatctgtgtgacataTGTTACAACTGTTACACATGTGTAgtacctgtgtgacatctgtgacatctgttacacctgtgtgacatctgttacatctgttacacgtgtgacacctgtgagacacctgttacacctgtgttacatctgtgtgacacctgtgtgacacctgtgagacatctgttacacctgtgtgacacctgtgtgacatctgttacacctgtgtgacacctgtgtgacatctgttacatctgttacacctgtgtgacacctgtgtgacacctgttacacctgtgtgacacctgtgtgacacctgtgtgacatctgttacatctgttatACCTGTGTGACATAtgttacatctgttacacctgtttGACACCTGtgttacatctgttacacctgtgtgacacctgtgtgacacctgagagagagaaagagagagagagggcaagagactaccggaaagggcagaagtcgagttagtaacatgcattaatgggatgaggttgcgtacagagggagagaaagtagaggagagaggagctcagtgcatcatgggaaatcccccggcagtctaggcctatagcagcataactaagggatggttcaggactcacctgagcaagccctaactataaactttatcaaagaggaaagtcttaagcctactcttaaatgtggagatggtgtcggcctcctgaacccaaactggaacctggttccacacctgtgtgacacctgtgtgacacctgttacacctgtgtgacatctggtacatctgttacatctgtgtgacacctgttacatctgtgtgacacctgtgagacacctgttacacctgtgagacacctgttacacctgtgagacacctgttacacctgtgtgacatctgttacatctgttacacctgtgtgacatctgttacatctgttacacctgtgtgacatctgtgtgacacgtgagacacctgtgtgacacctgttacacctgtgtgacatctgttacacctgtgtgacatctgttacacctgtgtgacatctgttacacctgtgtgacatctgtgtgacacctgtgtgacatctgtgtgacacctgttacacctgtgtgacatctgtgtgacacctgttacacctgtgtgacatctgttacacctgtgtgacacctgtgtgacatctgtgtgacatctgtgtgacacctgttacacctgtgtgacatttgATACACCTGTGTAgtacctgtgtgacatctgttacacctcttacatctgttacacctgtgtgacacctgtgtgacatctgttacacgtGTGACAcgtgagacatctgttacacgTGTGACAcgtgagacatctgttacacgTGTGACAcgtgagacatctgttacacctgtgtgacacctgtgagacacccgtgtgagacatctgttacatctgGTACACCTGTGTGCCACCTGTTACACCtatgtgacatctgttacacctgtgtagtacctgtgtgacacctgtgagacacctgtgtgacacctgtgtgccACCTGTTACACCtatgtgacatctgttacacctgtgtagTACCcgtgtgacacctgtgtgacatctgttacacccgtgtgacatctgttacacctgtgtgacatctgttacacccgtgtgacacctgtgtgacatcggTTACACCCGTGTGACACCTGCGAGACATCTGTTatacctgtgtgacatctgtgtgccACCTGTTatacctgtgtgacatctgtgtgccacctgttacacctgtgtgacatctgtgtgccacatgttacacctgtgtgacatctgtgacacctgttacacctgtgtgacacctgttacacctgtgtgacatctgttacatctgttacacctgtgtgacacctgtgtgacacctgagagagagagagagagagagagagagagggcaagagactaccggaaagggcagaagtcgagttagtaacatgcattaatgggatgaggttgcgtacagagggagagaaagtagaggagagaggagctcagtgcatcatgggaaatcccccggcagtctaggcctatagcagcatgactaagggatggttcaggactcacctgagccagccctaactataaactttatcaaagagaaaagtcttaagcctactcttaaatgtggagatggtgtctgcctcctgaacccaaactggaacctggttccacacctgtgtgacacctgtgagacatctgtgtgacacctgttacacctgtgagacatctgttacatctgttacacctgtgagacatctgttacatctgttacacctgtgtgacatctgtgacatctgttacacctgtgtgacatctgttacacctgtgtgacatctattacacctgtgtgacatctatgtgacatctgttacacctgtgtgacatctgtgtgacacctgtgtgacacctgttacacctgtgtgacatctggtacatctgttacacctgtgtgacatctgtgtgacacctgttacatctgtgtgacacctgttacacctgtgtgacatctgtgtgacacctgttacacctgtgtgacatctgtgtgacacctgttacatctgtgtgacacctgttacatctgtgtgacacGTGTgagacacctgttacacctgtgagacacctgttacacctgtgtgacatctgttacatctgttacacctgtgtgacatctgtgtgacacctgttacacctgtgtgacatctgttgcatctgttacacctgtgagacatctgttacatcttttacacctgtgtgacatctgtgacatctgttacacctgtgtgacatctgttacacctgtgtgacatctgtgtgacatctgttacacctgtgtgacatctgtgtgacatctgttacatctgtgtgacacctgttacacctgtgtgacatctgtgtgacacctgttacacctgtgtgacatctgttacacctgcgtgacacctgtgagacacctgttacacctgtgtgacacctgtgagacacctgttacacctgtgagacacctgttacacctgtgtgacatctgttacacctgtgtgacacctgtgacatctgtgtgacatctgtgtgagacctgttacacctgtgtgacatctgtgacacctgttacacctgtgtgacatctgtgtgacatctgttacacctgtgtgacacctgtgagacatctgtgtgacacctgttaaACCTGTGAGACATCCGttacacctgtgagacatctgttacacctgtgagacatctgttacacctgtgtgacatctgtgtgacaactgttacacctgtgtgacacctgttacacctgtgtgacatctgttacacctgtgtgacatctgtgtgacacctgttacatctgtgtgacacctgttacacctgttacatctgtgtgacacctgtgacacctgtgtgacatctgtgtgacacctgttacacctgtgagacatctgtgtgacacctgttacacctgtgtgacatctgtgtgacacctgttacacctgtgtgacatctgttacacctgcgtgacacctgtgagacac
It includes:
- the pnp4b gene encoding purine nucleoside phosphorylase 4b: CCSFEDYKLTTEWLLNHTSHRPKVAVICGSGLGLLADGAANKQTFRYQDIPNFPVSTVAGHEGCLVFGTIEDTACVFMQGHFHLYEGYSLCQVTFPVRIFKLMGVESILVTNASGGICPDFKVGDIMIIKDHINLPGFAGQHPLFGPNDERFGIRFPCMSDAYSKDLRRLAVDVGSELGCSDFIREGVYCMVSGPNFETIAEARMLLILGCDSVGMSTVPEVTVAKHCGLRVLGLSLITNMVSLDYSREEKVNHEEVLQTSKMRAEVLQKLVTMLISRCQQQSINTH